The following coding sequences are from one Trichocoleus desertorum ATA4-8-CV12 window:
- a CDS encoding peptidylprolyl isomerase, with product MTVILQVGDRPITAAEIIPLLARYQLLPQLLREVLLDQVTIPYTCTPEEVTQACQHFYAQNQLTSEEAQQAWLSQRQLAPEEFKARTERGLRIEKFKQATWGIKLESYFLQRKGQMDKVIYSLIRTQDVGIAQELYFRIQEGEQSFADLAREYSQGPESQTGGLIGPVELSVPHPQLAKVLSMSQPGQLWPPTQLGEWVVIVRLEKFLPAQLDEPMRQRLLNELFNNWLQEQLHQINAVNNSGAVATSASS from the coding sequence ATGACCGTGATTCTGCAAGTTGGGGATCGCCCCATCACTGCCGCAGAAATCATTCCGCTCTTGGCGCGATACCAACTATTACCTCAGCTATTGCGAGAAGTCTTGCTCGATCAGGTGACTATTCCTTACACTTGTACGCCGGAAGAAGTTACTCAAGCCTGCCAGCACTTTTATGCCCAAAACCAGCTGACATCAGAGGAAGCACAGCAGGCTTGGTTGTCGCAGCGCCAGCTAGCTCCTGAAGAATTCAAGGCTAGGACTGAGCGGGGATTACGAATCGAAAAATTTAAGCAGGCCACTTGGGGAATCAAGCTAGAGTCTTACTTCTTGCAGAGAAAAGGGCAAATGGACAAGGTGATTTATTCCCTTATCCGGACCCAAGATGTGGGGATTGCTCAAGAACTCTATTTTCGCATCCAAGAAGGTGAGCAATCTTTTGCGGACTTAGCACGGGAATATTCTCAAGGGCCTGAATCTCAGACGGGAGGTTTAATTGGCCCTGTGGAATTGAGCGTTCCTCATCCACAATTAGCAAAAGTGCTGTCAATGAGCCAGCCAGGGCAGTTGTGGCCTCCGACCCAGTTGGGAGAATGGGTGGTGATTGTGCGGTTAGAAAAATTCCTTCCGGCGCAACTAGATGAACCCATGCGACAACGGCTGCTGAACGAGCTGTTTAATAACTGGCTGCAAGAGCAGCTTCATCAAATCAACGCTGTTAATAACTCTGGTGCTGTTGCTACTTCTGCTTCCTCATGA